One window of the Acaryochloris sp. CCMEE 5410 genome contains the following:
- a CDS encoding glycosyltransferase — translation MSPFSPISPHGPPTKVALISVHGDPAVEIGAEEAGGQNVYVRQVGEALAHLGWQVDMFTRKAHPQQAEQVQHCSGCRTIRLTAGPTEFVSRDEIFEYLPQFVRELLGFQQQEGCQYPLVHTNYWLSSWVGMELKQHQPLVQMHTYHSLGAIKYANVPNIPTIAKTRLAIEKQCLEAADCIVATSPQEEAHMRSHLSSRGNIQVIPCGTDIGRYGAMTRAEARQKLDIPLDAKVVFYIGRFDPRKGIETLVRAMAQSKFRTDDSLRLIIGGGSRPGEKDGWERDRIEGIVQDLDLADHTQFPGRISNDALPYYYAAADVSVVPSHYEPFGLVAIESMASRTPVIASDVGGLQFTVLPHETGLLIPAKDIPGFSRAIDQILADPALREQWGLAARKRVETTFSWQGVAQQLSQLYQQHILQMTA, via the coding sequence ATGAGTCCATTTAGTCCAATCTCACCCCATGGACCGCCAACCAAAGTTGCACTGATTTCTGTACATGGTGATCCTGCAGTTGAGATCGGTGCAGAAGAAGCAGGTGGACAAAATGTCTATGTCCGCCAAGTAGGTGAAGCGCTAGCTCATCTCGGCTGGCAGGTAGATATGTTTACCCGAAAGGCTCACCCTCAACAAGCTGAGCAGGTCCAACATTGCTCTGGTTGTCGCACCATTCGCCTAACTGCTGGCCCCACTGAATTTGTGAGTCGGGACGAAATTTTTGAGTATCTACCACAATTCGTCAGAGAACTTCTAGGGTTTCAACAGCAAGAAGGCTGTCAATATCCTTTGGTGCACACGAATTATTGGCTGTCCAGCTGGGTCGGCATGGAACTAAAACAGCACCAACCTCTGGTTCAAATGCATACATACCACTCCCTAGGGGCGATCAAGTATGCCAATGTTCCCAATATTCCTACCATTGCGAAGACTCGGCTCGCGATCGAAAAGCAATGCTTAGAAGCTGCGGACTGTATTGTGGCCACGAGTCCTCAGGAAGAAGCTCATATGCGATCGCATCTTTCATCCCGTGGCAATATTCAAGTCATTCCCTGTGGCACCGACATTGGTCGCTATGGAGCGATGACCCGAGCCGAGGCCCGCCAAAAGTTGGACATTCCCCTAGACGCTAAAGTCGTCTTCTATATTGGTCGCTTTGACCCTCGCAAAGGCATTGAAACCCTCGTCCGGGCCATGGCTCAGTCTAAATTTAGGACAGATGACTCCTTACGCTTGATTATTGGGGGGGGTAGTCGTCCGGGGGAAAAAGACGGTTGGGAACGCGATCGCATTGAAGGTATCGTTCAAGATCTCGATCTAGCCGACCATACACAATTTCCGGGGCGAATTAGCAATGACGCCTTGCCCTACTACTATGCAGCAGCTGATGTCAGCGTCGTTCCGAGTCACTATGAACCCTTTGGCCTAGTCGCCATAGAATCAATGGCTAGCCGAACACCCGTGATTGCCAGCGATGTAGGGGGGCTACAGTTCACCGTTCTACCCCATGAAACGGGCTTACTCATCCCGGCCAAAGATATTCCTGGATTTTCCCGAGCCATTGATCAAATTTTGGCAGATCCTGCTCTCAGAGAACAATGGGGACTCGCCGCCCGCAAACGAGTAGAAACAACCTTTAGCTGGCAAGGTGTAGCCCAGCAGTTGAGTCAACTCTATCAACAGCATATTTTGCAAATGACCGCCTAA
- a CDS encoding SulP family inorganic anion transporter: MQITNRIHFRNFSGDLFGGITAAVIALPMALTFGVASGAGPAAGLYGAILVGFFAALFGGTPTLISEPTGPMTVIMTAVIANLTAANSEKGLAMAFTVVMMAGVFQILFGVLRLGKYVTLMPYTVVSGFMSGIGIILVILQLGPFLGEAAPKGGVLGTLRELPTLLSEINGAALFLSLLTVAIIVLIPIIVPTQLKKWFPPQLVALLVGTFVALWLFPGASVDRIAPFEAGLPTLRMPVFTQSELQLMVVDAIILAVLGCIDALLTSVVADSLTRTEHNSNKELIGQGIGNLVSGLCGGIAGAGATMGTVVNIQAGGRTALSGLTRAFILLIVVLWAAPLTQNIPLAVLAGIALKVGIDIIDWDFLKRAHQVSWKGTAIMYGVIALTVFVDLMVAVGIGVFIANIVTIDRLSTLQSKSVKAITDADDEIQLTEEEKKLLDQGQGRMLLFHLSGPMIFGVAKAISREQKALKYCEALVLDLSDVPHMGVTSSLTIENAIEEALDKGCSVFVVGAAGQTKRRLGKLGIWDRLPPENLLATRVEALRKSVAGLDHYATSG; this comes from the coding sequence ATGCAGATAACGAACCGAATCCATTTCCGAAACTTTAGCGGTGACCTCTTTGGGGGGATCACCGCTGCTGTTATTGCTTTGCCTATGGCTTTGACCTTTGGGGTTGCATCTGGTGCAGGTCCTGCTGCGGGCCTTTACGGTGCCATCTTGGTGGGCTTCTTTGCGGCTTTGTTTGGGGGCACGCCTACCCTGATCTCTGAACCTACGGGTCCGATGACTGTCATTATGACAGCGGTCATTGCCAATCTCACAGCAGCAAATTCAGAAAAAGGCTTAGCGATGGCCTTTACGGTGGTGATGATGGCAGGGGTATTCCAGATTCTGTTTGGTGTTCTGCGCTTAGGGAAATACGTCACCCTGATGCCCTATACCGTTGTGTCGGGCTTTATGTCAGGGATTGGCATCATTTTGGTGATCCTGCAGCTGGGACCCTTTTTAGGGGAGGCAGCGCCCAAAGGTGGGGTGCTAGGTACGCTCAGGGAGTTACCGACTCTTTTGTCGGAAATTAACGGCGCTGCGTTGTTTTTAAGCCTATTAACGGTAGCCATCATTGTCCTGATCCCGATCATTGTGCCCACTCAACTCAAGAAGTGGTTCCCACCTCAATTGGTTGCCCTATTAGTGGGTACCTTTGTCGCACTGTGGTTGTTCCCAGGTGCCAGCGTTGATCGGATTGCACCTTTTGAGGCCGGGTTGCCGACCCTACGAATGCCTGTTTTTACCCAGAGCGAACTGCAGCTGATGGTTGTGGATGCGATTATTTTGGCCGTTTTAGGGTGTATTGATGCCCTGTTAACCTCTGTGGTGGCTGATAGTCTAACCCGCACAGAGCATAACTCTAATAAGGAACTGATCGGCCAAGGGATTGGCAACCTAGTGTCTGGTTTGTGTGGTGGTATTGCAGGTGCTGGAGCGACGATGGGCACCGTGGTCAATATTCAAGCGGGTGGGCGAACGGCCCTCTCTGGTTTGACTCGCGCTTTTATCTTGTTGATTGTTGTGCTCTGGGCAGCCCCTTTAACCCAGAATATTCCCTTAGCCGTACTGGCGGGAATTGCCCTCAAGGTGGGGATTGACATTATTGACTGGGATTTCTTAAAGCGGGCTCATCAAGTGTCTTGGAAAGGGACCGCCATTATGTATGGGGTGATTGCCCTCACCGTTTTTGTTGACCTGATGGTGGCTGTGGGGATTGGGGTGTTTATTGCCAATATCGTTACGATTGATCGCCTGAGTACCCTGCAATCCAAATCAGTGAAGGCCATCACTGATGCAGACGATGAAATTCAACTGACAGAGGAAGAGAAAAAACTCCTCGATCAGGGCCAAGGACGCATGTTGCTCTTTCATTTAAGTGGTCCCATGATTTTTGGTGTGGCGAAAGCAATTTCACGAGAACAAAAAGCACTGAAATATTGTGAGGCTTTGGTTCTAGACTTGAGTGATGTGCCTCATATGGGGGTTACCTCGTCCTTGACCATTGAGAACGCGATTGAAGAAGCTCTCGACAAAGGTTGTTCTGTTTTTGTGGTTGGGGCTGCTGGCCAAACGAAACGCCGTCTAGGCAAATTAGGGATTTGGGACCGTCTTCCCCCGGAAAATTTATTGGCAACTCGAGTAGAAGCGTTGCGCAAAAGTGTCGCAGGTCTGGATCACTATGCGACCTCCGGTTGA
- a CDS encoding cation:proton antiporter: protein MSPLLQGGISQPWLIAAANADEAPLILSGVLLSLVVIYLASKLGGELSQLLNLPPVLGELVGGVAIGASALHLLVFAEGGTVAADSALMPILQFIGGNLSAESITSIFESQSEIIEILSELGVIILLFEIGLESDLRELTEVGYQAVLVAVVGVVAPFTAGTAGLILLFNMPTIPSIFAGAALTATSIGITSKVLSELGFLKSKEGQIIVGAAIIDDVLGIIVLAVVASLAKTGEVDIVNVLYLIGSATAFLVGSILLGRFFNQAFVTIADQLQTRGKLVIPALSFAFLMAFLANAIHLEAILGAFAAGLVLDETDKRKELDQQVVPIADILVPVFFVTVGAKADLSVLNPAIPENREGLVIAAFLIVVAMIGKLITGWTVIGQPGINRFAIGVGMIPRGEVGLVFAGIGSASGVLDKPLEAAIITMVILTTFVAPPLLRVAFKGGAIAIESPAN, encoded by the coding sequence ATGTCACCGCTTCTCCAAGGCGGCATTTCTCAGCCTTGGTTAATCGCTGCAGCTAATGCAGATGAAGCGCCCCTCATCCTCTCAGGGGTACTCCTTAGCCTAGTGGTCATTTATCTGGCTAGTAAGCTTGGCGGTGAGTTATCACAGCTCTTAAACTTACCGCCTGTATTAGGAGAACTAGTGGGGGGTGTGGCCATTGGGGCCTCAGCCTTGCACCTGCTGGTCTTTGCGGAAGGTGGAACGGTGGCTGCCGATTCGGCCTTAATGCCGATTCTGCAGTTTATTGGCGGCAATCTTAGTGCGGAATCGATTACCTCAATTTTTGAAAGCCAGAGCGAAATCATTGAGATTTTGTCTGAGCTGGGGGTAATTATTCTGTTGTTTGAGATTGGCTTAGAGTCGGATCTCAGAGAACTGACGGAAGTGGGCTATCAGGCGGTGTTAGTGGCGGTTGTTGGAGTGGTGGCTCCCTTTACTGCAGGAACAGCCGGATTAATTCTCCTGTTCAATATGCCCACGATTCCCTCGATTTTTGCTGGAGCAGCGTTGACGGCAACCAGTATTGGTATTACCTCCAAAGTCCTGTCTGAATTGGGCTTTCTCAAATCAAAAGAAGGCCAAATCATTGTGGGGGCTGCCATTATTGATGATGTGTTAGGCATTATCGTCTTGGCGGTGGTGGCTAGCTTGGCGAAAACGGGCGAAGTCGATATCGTTAATGTTCTGTATTTGATTGGTAGTGCCACGGCGTTTTTGGTGGGCTCCATTCTATTAGGTCGATTTTTCAATCAGGCCTTTGTGACCATTGCCGATCAGCTCCAAACTCGCGGCAAACTGGTGATTCCTGCTTTGAGTTTTGCTTTTCTTATGGCTTTCCTCGCCAATGCAATTCACCTAGAAGCGATTTTGGGTGCCTTTGCAGCAGGTTTAGTGCTCGATGAAACCGATAAGCGCAAAGAGCTGGATCAGCAGGTGGTTCCCATTGCCGATATTCTCGTGCCGGTTTTCTTTGTGACTGTAGGGGCAAAAGCTGACTTAAGCGTTTTGAATCCTGCTATTCCTGAAAACCGTGAAGGTCTTGTTATTGCTGCCTTTTTGATTGTGGTGGCGATGATTGGCAAGCTGATTACGGGTTGGACTGTGATCGGTCAGCCTGGGATTAATCGATTTGCCATTGGCGTCGGTATGATTCCTCGGGGAGAAGTAGGTCTAGTGTTTGCTGGTATCGGTTCAGCCAGCGGTGTCCTAGATAAGCCCTTAGAAGCGGCGATTATTACGATGGTGATTCTAACTACCTTTGTGGCGCCGCCGTTATTGCGGGTAGCGTTTAAAGGTGGTGCGATCGCAATTGAGTCTCCGGCTAACTAG
- a CDS encoding cation:proton antiporter subunit C has product MLEAFIFATILCGFFGIILKQNLMMKIIAMDVMSTGVIAYYVKISARQGLFTPILTNSHQGAYADPVPQAVILTAIVIGFSIQALMLVGVMKLSRDNPTLESREIEKTYTP; this is encoded by the coding sequence ATGTTAGAAGCGTTTATCTTTGCGACGATTCTCTGTGGCTTTTTCGGCATCATCCTCAAGCAAAATCTGATGATGAAGATTATTGCAATGGATGTGATGAGTACTGGCGTCATTGCCTATTACGTCAAGATCTCAGCCCGACAAGGATTATTCACTCCCATTCTCACCAATAGTCATCAAGGGGCCTATGCGGATCCGGTCCCTCAAGCCGTGATTTTGACGGCAATTGTGATTGGTTTTTCGATTCAAGCGTTGATGCTGGTGGGCGTCATGAAGCTCTCCCGCGACAATCCCACCTTAGAAAGCCGCGAGATTGAAAAGACCTACACACCATGA
- a CDS encoding cation:proton antiporter yields MNTLTIIWIALPFFVGFVGYLVPKVDRYLALAMTLVSASYAARVLMESMPLTVELMDNFGVTLQIDSLSGYFILTNALVTAAVICYCWGTGKSAFFYTQTIILHGSVNAVFICADFISLYVALEVIGIAAFLLVSYPRTNRAIWVALRYLFISNTAMLFYLVGAVLVYQANNSFAFAGLAKAPPEALALIFLGLLTKGGIFVSGLWLPLTHSESETPVSALLSGVVVKTGVFPLARMALMVDAVAPVITLFGIGTAFLGISLALFEQDTKRLLAQSTISQLGFILAAPAVGGFYALTHGLVKATLFLTAGTLPSRDFQELHKQPIPRSLWLVLVMASCSISGIPLWAGFASKALTLKSLLPWQMITLNIATVGTSAIFAKFIFLPHQSESKSIRPGFWVAVLLLLGGLLAANGVYYQAYTLANIGKAIAKVGIGWLVYWLVIRRVVLKLPRVQEQIEHLIGGMSLMLVLLFWMVLA; encoded by the coding sequence ATGAACACCCTGACGATTATTTGGATAGCCCTGCCGTTTTTCGTGGGGTTTGTAGGGTATCTAGTCCCTAAAGTTGATCGGTACTTAGCCTTGGCCATGACCTTGGTGTCTGCCAGCTATGCCGCTCGGGTGTTGATGGAATCAATGCCGCTGACGGTGGAGCTGATGGATAACTTTGGGGTCACCCTCCAGATTGATAGTCTGAGTGGCTACTTTATCTTGACTAATGCCTTAGTTACGGCTGCCGTGATTTGCTACTGCTGGGGAACGGGAAAATCCGCGTTTTTTTATACCCAGACTATTATTCTCCATGGCAGCGTCAACGCCGTCTTTATTTGTGCTGACTTTATTAGCTTATATGTGGCCCTAGAGGTGATTGGCATTGCCGCCTTTTTGCTGGTGTCTTACCCCCGCACCAACCGGGCGATTTGGGTGGCTTTGCGCTACCTGTTTATCAGCAATACGGCCATGCTGTTTTATTTGGTGGGGGCTGTGTTGGTGTATCAAGCCAACAACTCCTTTGCCTTTGCGGGCTTGGCAAAGGCACCCCCAGAAGCCTTAGCCTTGATTTTCCTGGGACTGCTGACCAAAGGCGGCATCTTTGTATCGGGGTTGTGGTTACCCTTAACCCATTCCGAGTCAGAAACCCCTGTCTCTGCCCTACTCTCCGGTGTTGTGGTGAAAACAGGTGTCTTTCCTTTGGCTCGGATGGCCTTGATGGTGGATGCAGTCGCCCCAGTGATCACCTTATTTGGGATTGGCACCGCCTTTTTGGGAATTAGCTTGGCTCTCTTCGAGCAGGATACCAAGCGGCTGTTGGCTCAAAGCACGATTTCCCAACTTGGATTTATCCTGGCTGCCCCTGCTGTAGGTGGGTTCTATGCCTTGACCCACGGCTTGGTGAAAGCCACCCTCTTTTTAACCGCAGGCACCTTGCCTAGTCGAGATTTTCAGGAACTGCACAAGCAGCCAATTCCGCGATCTCTATGGCTGGTCTTGGTTATGGCCAGTTGCTCCATCTCCGGTATTCCCCTCTGGGCTGGTTTTGCTTCCAAGGCCTTAACCCTAAAGAGTTTGCTGCCCTGGCAAATGATTACCCTCAATATTGCCACTGTGGGTACCAGTGCCATCTTCGCCAAATTTATCTTTTTGCCCCATCAAAGTGAATCTAAGTCGATTAGGCCCGGCTTTTGGGTAGCAGTGCTGCTGCTATTAGGCGGCTTGCTGGCGGCGAATGGTGTCTATTACCAGGCTTATACCCTAGCCAATATTGGCAAAGCCATAGCAAAAGTAGGGATTGGCTGGCTGGTCTATTGGCTCGTTATCCGACGGGTGGTGCTGAAACTACCACGGGTCCAAGAACAAATCGAGCATTTAATTGGGGGGATGAGCTTAATGTTAGTTCTACTGTTCTGGATGGTGTTGGCATGA
- a CDS encoding Na+/H+ antiporter subunit E, translating to MTGYLNILLRLAIWFLLTADFGIANIIIGVCVALLLPRRANPGALKDWLHAIGEIIIAIPQAFIEAIEIMVRPHRYEAMTMEHVKPQRTPGLIFLDIFVITFTPKTIVLKYHEEGLYEVHRIQRRKQS from the coding sequence ATGACTGGATATCTAAATATTCTGCTGCGCTTAGCCATCTGGTTTTTGCTGACCGCCGATTTTGGCATTGCCAATATCATCATTGGCGTCTGTGTAGCTCTATTGCTACCGCGCCGCGCAAATCCGGGGGCCTTAAAAGATTGGCTGCATGCGATCGGGGAAATTATTATTGCCATTCCCCAAGCTTTTATTGAGGCGATTGAAATTATGGTTCGTCCCCATCGCTATGAAGCGATGACGATGGAACATGTCAAACCACAACGCACTCCTGGTCTAATTTTTCTCGATATTTTCGTGATTACCTTTACCCCGAAAACCATTGTGTTGAAATACCACGAGGAAGGGTTGTACGAAGTCCACCGGATCCAGCGGAGGAAGCAGTCATGA
- a CDS encoding monovalent cation/H(+) antiporter subunit G has translation MINAISYVCMGMGMVFWFWGTWPLVGHRSVLYKLHSLSVADTLGSMLIVVGLLLKIPREWPLLVLAILSLAIWNTVLGYVLAYCSSSPKEAET, from the coding sequence ATGATTAACGCAATTAGTTATGTCTGTATGGGCATGGGCATGGTCTTCTGGTTTTGGGGCACCTGGCCCTTAGTGGGTCACCGCTCAGTGCTGTATAAGCTCCATAGCCTCTCCGTGGCCGATACCTTGGGTTCCATGTTAATTGTCGTCGGTTTGCTGCTTAAAATTCCCCGAGAGTGGCCCTTGCTGGTGTTAGCCATTCTATCCCTGGCCATCTGGAATACGGTGCTGGGATATGTGTTGGCCTATTGCTCAAGTAGTCCCAAGGAGGCCGAGACATAA
- a CDS encoding DUF4040 domain-containing protein — MEDSYVYIIIALLPLTATMVVLQVNPYHALIIRGILGAVAALVYAVLGAADVALTEALVGTMLAITLYAVAVRSSLVVRLGVLQAVEPQGFQSWIEGCRTVFSKHYMRLELVNYPNDQDLRQALNEKEVHAIYLPQQPAESQDQALIRVPRLYEIMEAELTSPATTLTCVTVAESAEVKV; from the coding sequence ATGGAAGATAGCTATGTTTACATCATTATTGCCCTGTTGCCTTTGACCGCAACAATGGTGGTGCTGCAGGTCAATCCCTACCATGCTCTGATTATTCGGGGGATTTTGGGTGCGGTAGCCGCTCTGGTCTATGCCGTCTTGGGGGCAGCAGATGTGGCCTTAACAGAGGCTCTCGTCGGAACTATGCTGGCGATTACCCTCTATGCAGTAGCAGTCCGCTCCTCCCTAGTGGTGCGATTGGGAGTACTCCAAGCCGTCGAGCCCCAAGGGTTTCAATCTTGGATTGAAGGATGTCGGACGGTATTCTCTAAGCACTATATGCGCTTAGAGCTGGTCAATTACCCCAATGACCAAGACCTCCGCCAAGCCTTGAATGAAAAGGAAGTGCATGCCATTTATCTGCCTCAACAGCCTGCTGAATCCCAGGATCAAGCCCTAATTCGCGTCCCTCGCTTATACGAAATTATGGAAGCAGAATTGACATCACCCGCAACAACCCTGACCTGTGTAACGGTGGCTGAGTCTGCGGAGGTGAAGGTATGA
- a CDS encoding Na(+)/H(+) antiporter subunit B, with protein sequence MKWLYILAGLALYVKILVMPNPDLDIPDLSFVQAVVDDSGVPNALAGIIFRNRLYDTIFEVVVFTIAIMGVRFLLADEQPSKKVHRFTDEPSIVLARLGATIASLVSIELAIRGHLSPGGGFAAGVAGGTAIGLIAITSSSKWMQGIYQRWRAAMWEKISVLIFLVLAAITLVGFELPHGELGALVSGGVIPILNVLVAIKVALGSWAVILVFIRYRGLL encoded by the coding sequence ATGAAGTGGCTGTATATCCTTGCGGGCTTGGCTCTCTATGTCAAAATTTTGGTGATGCCTAATCCAGACTTAGATATCCCTGATCTATCGTTTGTGCAGGCTGTTGTCGATGATAGTGGTGTTCCCAATGCCTTAGCGGGCATTATTTTCAGGAATCGCCTCTACGACACGATTTTCGAGGTGGTGGTGTTTACCATTGCAATTATGGGCGTCCGTTTTCTGCTGGCGGATGAGCAGCCCTCTAAAAAGGTGCATCGATTTACAGATGAACCCTCGATTGTCCTTGCCAGGTTAGGGGCAACCATTGCCTCCTTGGTTAGTATCGAGTTAGCGATTCGAGGTCATTTAAGTCCTGGAGGCGGATTTGCAGCAGGTGTGGCAGGCGGTACCGCGATAGGTCTAATTGCGATTACCTCATCTTCGAAGTGGATGCAAGGAATCTATCAGCGCTGGCGAGCGGCTATGTGGGAGAAGATTTCCGTGCTGATATTTTTGGTCTTAGCTGCAATCACGTTGGTCGGTTTTGAGTTACCTCACGGTGAACTCGGTGCTTTGGTCAGTGGGGGTGTGATTCCTATTCTTAATGTATTGGTGGCGATTAAGGTAGCTCTCGGTTCTTGGGCTGTGATTTTGGTGTTTATTCGATATCGTGGGTTGTTGTAG
- a CDS encoding DNA gyrase subunit B, with translation MTDELLEHIRKRPRMYVGSTEFWGFINYLVCAYRLLIQWGATRIELTQDTAFTLYSDATLPLDLDTNNPFESISTNFNHVDACILNALSKRLDIYNADGVAYAYELGKRVTSSSEHLASIGVTLHFIPDDDIFSVTDLQPAVVSSYLHRMSYLYPRIQFSVIADDYKSVYSRPGGIAEMFKGVSAPYQLLHEPIHVSGKDGDFEMELVFAFHSWSEEMTWTFANYGRAADGGTHDDGLRAALDDFASEVIGNDDRHNRPGYLAILSFQYPNVQFAGCIKSKIGNIELEAKTYNLVGKLLSSIDVVGLAHLKSMSRFQSADFW, from the coding sequence ATGACTGATGAACTTCTCGAACACATACGCAAACGCCCAAGAATGTACGTTGGCTCGACCGAGTTTTGGGGCTTCATCAACTACTTAGTCTGCGCGTATCGCTTGTTGATTCAGTGGGGGGCAACCCGTATCGAGCTGACGCAAGACACTGCGTTTACGCTTTATTCTGACGCCACGCTCCCTTTGGATTTAGACACTAACAACCCGTTTGAGTCCATCTCGACAAACTTTAACCATGTCGATGCATGTATCCTGAACGCATTGTCAAAGCGGCTGGATATTTACAACGCAGATGGCGTTGCCTACGCATATGAGCTTGGGAAACGAGTAACCAGTTCGAGCGAACACTTGGCGTCAATTGGTGTGACACTTCATTTCATCCCAGATGATGACATATTCTCCGTGACCGATCTTCAACCAGCGGTTGTCAGCAGCTACCTCCACCGCATGTCATATTTATATCCTCGTATTCAGTTTTCGGTCATCGCTGACGACTACAAATCGGTTTACTCGCGTCCTGGTGGTATCGCGGAGATGTTTAAGGGTGTCTCAGCTCCCTATCAACTGCTACATGAACCGATTCATGTGTCCGGTAAGGATGGCGACTTCGAGATGGAACTGGTCTTTGCATTCCACAGTTGGTCCGAGGAAATGACGTGGACCTTTGCCAATTACGGACGCGCTGCTGATGGCGGCACCCATGATGACGGATTGCGTGCTGCCTTGGATGACTTTGCAAGCGAGGTGATCGGCAATGATGACAGGCATAATCGTCCTGGCTATTTGGCTATATTGTCTTTTCAATACCCCAATGTACAATTTGCGGGATGTATCAAGAGCAAGATTGGCAACATCGAATTGGAAGCAAAAACATACAACTTGGTTGGCAAACTATTAAGTTCGATTGATGTGGTAGGTCTAGCGCACCTCAAAAGCATGAGCCGATTTCAGTCCGCAGACTTTTGGTGA
- a CDS encoding UPF0175 family protein — protein sequence MTQVTLNIPDDLFENSDDTSIDLAQRLQLAAAIYWYTRGEISQGKAAQLAEMTRKKFLERLAHENLDVFQVDLEDLAQELVLDCRLT from the coding sequence ATGACTCAAGTTACCCTCAATATCCCGGATGACTTATTTGAGAATTCAGACGACACTTCCATAGACTTAGCCCAGCGATTACAGTTAGCAGCCGCGATCTACTGGTATACCCGTGGCGAGATCTCCCAAGGGAAGGCTGCACAGTTAGCTGAAATGACACGTAAAAAATTCCTTGAACGATTGGCCCATGAAAACCTAGATGTGTTTCAAGTCGATTTAGAAGATTTAGCTCAGGAGTTAGTCTTAGACTGTCGGCTAACATGA
- a CDS encoding Uma2 family endonuclease: MVTTVVPVEHEAIGEKRVSVSGLTWDAYQQILHALPNSRAVRLTYDQGTLEIAMPLEDHEFALRLIERFIVILVATMGMKIKTMGSTTMDRPDLDRGSEPDCAYYIQNQAVVAGRKVDFSQDPPPDLVVEVDITNTDIAKDRLYASMGVPEFWRYNGQVWRIFQLQGEAYHECDRSPTFNWVNKEDLYHFLAQAQQDEIAAEQAFRSWAQEQCQ; the protein is encoded by the coding sequence ATGGTCACAACAGTTGTACCAGTTGAGCATGAAGCCATTGGAGAAAAACGCGTCAGTGTTAGCGGCTTGACGTGGGATGCCTATCAGCAAATTCTGCATGCCTTACCTAATAGTCGAGCAGTTAGACTCACCTATGACCAAGGAACTTTAGAAATCGCGATGCCTCTGGAAGATCATGAATTTGCCCTGCGATTAATTGAGCGATTCATTGTGATTTTGGTGGCGACTATGGGAATGAAGATCAAAACAATGGGGTCCACAACCATGGATCGCCCAGATTTAGATCGGGGGTCTGAACCCGATTGTGCCTATTACATTCAAAATCAAGCGGTGGTTGCAGGACGGAAGGTTGACTTCTCTCAAGATCCACCACCGGATTTGGTTGTAGAAGTAGACATTACCAACACGGATATTGCTAAAGATCGGCTGTATGCCTCGATGGGAGTGCCTGAGTTTTGGCGCTATAACGGGCAGGTGTGGCGGATTTTTCAACTGCAGGGAGAAGCGTATCACGAATGCGATCGCAGCCCCACCTTCAATTGGGTCAACAAAGAAGACCTATACCACTTCCTAGCACAAGCTCAACAGGATGAAATTGCTGCGGAGCAAGCGTTCC